The Nocardioides houyundeii genome includes the window GCCAGCCCCAGCGCCAGGGCCAGGGAGACCACGAAGGTCTCACCGCCCGAGAGCGTGGCCGGGTCGCGGGTCTCCCCGGACCAGTCGTCTCGGACCAGCAGGCTCAGCCCGCCCCGGGTCTCCCGGGTGCCGCGCTGGCCGGTGTGCTCCAGGGTGTAGCGCATGCCGCTCATGCCACGCAGCCTGGCGTTGGCCGCCTGGACGACCTGGGAGAGCCGGTAGCCCAGGACGTAGGCCGCCAGCCGCATCTGGAGTCGGTTGTCGGCCGACTTCCCCTCGGCGAACGAGCTCAGATCCACGGCCACCCGCAGCTCCTCGCGCAGCGGCTGCCACTGCTGCAGCGCCGTGGTGAGCTGGGCGCCGAGGTCCTGCAGCCGGTCTGCGTCCTGGCGGGCGCGGTCGGCAGCCGCCCGCACCCGGACCAGCTCGGCCCGCGCCTCGCGGTGGCTGCGGGCCAGCCCGTCGAGATCGGGGACCGGGGCCGCGGCCGCGGCCCGCAGCTCGGCGTCCTCCAGCAGACCGGTGAGCCGGTACTCCTCCTGCGCGTACTCCTCGATCAGGGTCTCCAGGGTCTGACAGGTGTCCTGGTCACGGTGTGCCCGCCGTACGGCGTCCGCATGGGGCAGCTCGCACTCGTCGAGAACGCGGCGCAGGGCTTCCTCGTCGACCCGGAGCCGGTTGGCCGCGCGCTCGGCGGTGGCCTGCAGGGTCAGGTAGCGCTTGCCGAGGGAGGCGCTGGCCTCCAGCGCCTGCAGCAACGAAGCCACCGAGGTGTGCGTGCTGCCGGCGAGCGCGGCGGCGCGGGCCGCGTCGAGCGTCTCGAGGTCGCTCTCGCAGACCTGGAGCCCCGTCTCGATCCGAGCCACCTCCACCTCGGCTTCCCGGGACGCGTGGTGGGCTGCCGTCAACCGGTGCTCGAGGTCGACGAGCTCAGCGCGGATCTCCACCGCGCGGCGTTCCGCCTCCTCGGCTTCCGCCAGCTGCTCCTGGCACTGCGCGAGGCGCTGGCGCAGCGACTCGTGCGGCTCCTCCCCGGCTCGGGCGGCCGTGGCGTCCCGCTGGGAGCGCAGCTGCTGGACCCGGTCGTCGTGGACGTGCAGCAGAGCCTTGGCGTCGTCGACCGAGCGCATCGCCGCGCGCTCGGCGGCGCCGTCGGGGGAGCCGGGAGACGGGCTGGCGCGGTGCGGGTGACTGCACGAGCCGCAGACCGGACAGGAGTCGCCGACCGCCAGCGCACCGGCGATCTCCGCCGCCATGCCCTGGATCCGGGTCTCCCGGATGTCCAACCAGGTCTGGGTCAGGTCCTGCACGCGCTCGCGGCACTCGGCACGCTCCGAGGCTGCCGCGGCCAGCTCGGCCTCGAGAGCGACGAGCAGCTCCTTGTCGGCCAACCGGGTGCTCAGCACGGTCACCTCGGCCTCGATCTGGGCCGCCGAGCCGGCTGCCTGCTGGCTGGAGGTGAGAGCGCTCTGCAGCTGCTCCAGCCGGACTGGCAGCTCCGCGAGCTGGGCGTGGGCGGACTCGACCCGGGCGCGGGAGTCGGCCAGCCGCCGCTGCGCGTCGACCCGGGCCTCGTGCAGCTCCGCCAGGCGACGGTCCGAGTCGCGCAGCGGCCCGAGGGCCACGCACTGCTGCTGGACCGAGCTCAGCAGTGCGTCGACGGCGTCTGCGGCGGTGTCGTCGCAGGGTAGTGCCGCCGACTCGTCAGCACCGAGGTGCAGCGTCAAGGCCTCCAGGGCCGAGTCCGCCCGCAGGCGCGCCGCACTGGTCTCGAAGGTCGCTGCGTCGACGAGCTTCACCACGGGCATGGCGCCAGCGGCGCGT containing:
- a CDS encoding AAA family ATPase, whose amino-acid sequence is MRLHTLTVTAFGPFAETVTVDFDELSEAGLFLLTGPTGAGKSSVLDAVCFALYGDVPGERGAAKRLRSDHAAPSVAPEVTLEATLSGRRFRFVRSPAWQRPKKRGTGTTNQQASVALAEHRDGGWQPVSTRLDEVGDLVGALLGMSLTQFCQVAMLPQGRFQAFLRAKSDERQAVLQQLFNTSRFSRMESWLREHRLQLARRSRTHHDAVAALVSRVCEVSTVAVPDEWDLQSLEPVAGSGELGAWSTAVAADAAATARRAAALLPAAEAAEREAEQRHTLGRRTHELQERRAAARAQLAAHLAAADQHGRRVTELREARRAAGAMPVVKLVDAATFETSAARLRADSALEALTLHLGADESAALPCDDTAADAVDALLSSVQQQCVALGPLRDSDRRLAELHEARVDAQRRLADSRARVESAHAQLAELPVRLEQLQSALTSSQQAAGSAAQIEAEVTVLSTRLADKELLVALEAELAAAASERAECRERVQDLTQTWLDIRETRIQGMAAEIAGALAVGDSCPVCGSCSHPHRASPSPGSPDGAAERAAMRSVDDAKALLHVHDDRVQQLRSQRDATAARAGEEPHESLRQRLAQCQEQLAEAEEAERRAVEIRAELVDLEHRLTAAHHASREAEVEVARIETGLQVCESDLETLDAARAAALAGSTHTSVASLLQALEASASLGKRYLTLQATAERAANRLRVDEEALRRVLDECELPHADAVRRAHRDQDTCQTLETLIEEYAQEEYRLTGLLEDAELRAAAAAPVPDLDGLARSHREARAELVRVRAAADRARQDADRLQDLGAQLTTALQQWQPLREELRVAVDLSSFAEGKSADNRLQMRLAAYVLGYRLSQVVQAANARLRGMSGMRYTLEHTGQRGTRETRGGLSLLVRDDWSGETRDPATLSGGETFVVSLALALGLADVITEEAGGADLGTLFVDEGFGSLDADTLDDVLDTLDALRDGGRVVGVVSHVTEMRERIPTQLQVIKDRHGSRLAPVSG